Proteins encoded together in one Mastomys coucha isolate ucsf_1 unplaced genomic scaffold, UCSF_Mcou_1 pScaffold16, whole genome shotgun sequence window:
- the Nhlrc3 gene encoding NHL repeat-containing protein 3, with amino-acid sequence MARAWVCLAGAVFFLSCLVLHSRFCGSLVSRTLSLHVSWRMEDPLFRLDLSWPKNSEYFTGATFCVAVDSLNGLVYVAQRGDHIPKVLVFSEDGYFLRAWNYTVDTPHGMFVSGTPYEQSVWITDVGSGPYGHTVKKYNSLGDLVQVLGTPGKKGTGLNPLQFDNPAELYVDDTGEIYIVDGDGGLNNRLVKLSQDFMILWLRGENGTGPAKFNIPHSVTLDSVGRVKTVFMCLELCGYGWVGMSRCMCPLLFLLLFFPLRFTPDGKYLIVAQLNLSRLSVLVAPPSGSIGDCSVVSTIQLADQVLPHLLEVDRKTGAVYVAEIGAKQIQKYIPWHSGIPAFGA; translated from the exons ATGGCGAGAGCCTGGGTCTGCTTGGCAGGCGCcgtcttcttcctttcctgtctggTTTTGCATTCGCGCTTCTGTGGCTCTCTG GTTTCAAGGACACTTTCTTTGCACGTTTCCTGGAGAATGGAGGACCCTCTTTTCCGGCTGGATTTGAGTTGGCCCAAGAATTCAGAATACTTCACTGGTGCAACATTTTGTGTTGCAGTTGACTCCCTCAATGGGTTAGTTTACGTAGCTCAA AGAGGGGATCACATCCCCAAGGTGTTAGTGTTCTCAGAGGATGGATATTTCCTACGAGCCTGGAACTATACAGTTGACACACCTCATGGTATGTTTGTCTCCGGCACACCATATGAACAGTCCGTCTGGATCACAGACGTAGGAAGTG GACCCTATGGCCATACTGTTAAAAAATATAATTCCCTGGGTGATCTTGTTCAAGTCTTGGGAACCCCAGGCAAGAAGGGCACTGGCTTGAACCCACTGCAGTTTGACAACCCCGCAGAATTATATGTAGATGACACCGGAGAGATTTACATTGTTGATGGAGATGGGGGACTGAATAACAGACTGGTCAAACTATCCCAAG ATTTCATGATCCTCTGGCTGCGTGGAGAGAATGGAACAGGACCTGCCAAGTTCAACATACCTCACAGTGTTACACTCGACTCAGTTGGCCGGGTAAAGACAGTGTTCATGTGTTTGGAACTGTGTGGATATGGGTGGGTGGGCATGTCTCGGTGTATGTGtcctcttttgtttctgttgctat TCTTTCCTCTTAGGTTCACCCCAGATGGGAAGTACTTGATTGTGGCCCAGCTGAACCTCAGTAGACTGTCAGTGTTGGTTGCCCCACCCTCTGGAAGCATTGGGGACTGCTCTGTGGTCAGCACTATCCAGCTAGCAGATCAGGTTCTGCCACATCTTTTAGAAGTCGACAGAAAGACTGGCGCTGTCTATGTAGCAGAAATTGGggcaaaacaaatacaaaaatacatcCCGTGGCACAGTGGCATCCCTGCCTTCGGAGCTTAG